The Gemmatimonadaceae bacterium genome window below encodes:
- a CDS encoding lipopolysaccharide kinase InaA family protein: MSVVLPDGYIMLSARSAHGVGLTALRGPLETALGFGSFYTYAAHAAGARPLAGRGVAYAVPLPGDAARVVVRRSRHGGMFEALTGDRFAPPTRAPYELDTALRLAASGVRTPEVVAFAVYPAGVFRRADVVTREIPGSADLAAVLAEPMPEDQRRAVLAAVAQLLAELTIAGARHPDLNIKNILVQRSATGDMLAYVLDVDRIWFDRPGASRVTERNVARLSRSARKWRRSGALDFADTDIGWLAAMAHHLAAEPGVTREAAEPAARA; encoded by the coding sequence GTGAGCGTGGTCCTGCCCGACGGATACATCATGCTCTCGGCGCGGTCGGCCCACGGCGTGGGGCTGACCGCCCTGCGCGGGCCGCTCGAGACTGCGTTAGGCTTCGGATCGTTCTATACCTACGCCGCGCACGCCGCGGGTGCGCGCCCGCTGGCCGGCCGCGGCGTCGCCTACGCCGTGCCGCTCCCGGGCGATGCCGCGCGCGTGGTGGTTCGACGGTCGCGGCACGGCGGCATGTTCGAAGCGCTCACCGGCGACCGCTTCGCGCCGCCAACCCGCGCGCCGTACGAGCTTGACACGGCGCTCCGCCTCGCGGCGTCCGGCGTCCGCACACCCGAGGTGGTCGCGTTCGCAGTGTATCCGGCCGGAGTCTTCCGGCGAGCCGATGTCGTCACGCGCGAGATCCCAGGCTCGGCCGATCTCGCCGCCGTGCTCGCCGAACCGATGCCGGAGGACCAGCGGCGCGCGGTGCTCGCCGCGGTTGCCCAACTGCTGGCCGAGCTCACCATCGCGGGCGCGCGCCACCCCGACCTCAACATCAAGAACATTCTGGTCCAGCGGTCCGCCACCGGAGACATGCTCGCCTACGTGTTGGACGTGGATCGCATCTGGTTCGACCGACCGGGCGCCTCGCGCGTGACCGAGCGCAATGTGGCGCGCCTGTCCCGCTCGGCGCGCAAATGGCGGCGAAGCGGCGCGCTCGATTTCGCCGACACCGACATCGGCTGGTTGGCTGCCATGGCGCACCACCTGGCCGCGGAGCCCGGCGTGACGCGGGAAGCGGCCGAGCCCGCGGCGCGCGCCTGA
- a CDS encoding adenylate/guanylate cyclase domain-containing protein: protein MPFRLTSTAGDQSFELQDGATFVVGRASVSDLPVFDPTISRRHAELTSDGLTIRVRDLGSSNGTFVNGARVTEGSVSPGDTIAFGKVPFRVATITRPLATLGSELLTDEPTPTMPSSTIIRERPFGHPGGLSRVIHTTNLAEAKAQTVMTDEHAITAKKLALLLEVSKQLSRAADVDALLNTIASVLFQILDVDRVAIDLLDDEGTGAHARRISRDRRGAAAGRAIPQSIARKVVDEKVAVLSDNAPQDERFGGQSILMQSVRSAMCAPLIGSEDRVHGVLYVDNLTTTQRFDDDDLDFLVAFSNIAAVALENSEFAERIRRQTLVRSNFERFFAPNLAARIAGAPDAVQLGGEKRTVAVLFSDIRGFTALSEEMRPDDVAHLLTEYFSVMVEVVFRHAGTLDKFIGDAIMAQWGAPIGGADDADSAMAAALEMMRELETLNEKWRARNRPALQIGVGLNYGESFAGYIGSERRLEYTVIGDAVNTASRLCAAAEGGEILLTGEMRAKLVSPPPMVERGTMELRGKSQSIPVYSVVP from the coding sequence ATGCCTTTTCGCCTGACGAGCACCGCCGGCGACCAATCCTTCGAGCTGCAGGACGGTGCAACCTTCGTCGTGGGACGCGCGTCGGTGAGCGACCTTCCGGTTTTCGATCCAACCATCTCGCGCCGCCACGCCGAGCTCACGAGCGACGGTCTCACGATTCGCGTGCGCGACCTCGGATCGAGCAACGGGACGTTCGTCAACGGCGCGCGCGTGACCGAAGGCAGCGTTAGTCCCGGCGACACGATCGCGTTCGGCAAGGTGCCGTTCCGCGTCGCCACGATCACGCGGCCGCTCGCGACGCTGGGCTCGGAGCTGTTGACGGATGAGCCGACCCCGACGATGCCCAGCTCGACCATCATCCGCGAGCGGCCGTTCGGTCACCCGGGCGGCCTCTCACGCGTGATTCACACCACGAATCTGGCCGAGGCGAAGGCGCAGACCGTCATGACCGACGAGCATGCGATCACAGCCAAGAAGCTCGCGCTCTTGCTCGAGGTGTCCAAGCAGTTGTCGCGCGCCGCCGACGTCGATGCGCTGCTCAACACCATCGCCAGCGTGCTTTTCCAGATTCTGGATGTGGACCGCGTCGCCATCGACCTGCTCGACGACGAGGGCACGGGCGCGCACGCACGGCGCATCTCGCGCGATCGGCGGGGCGCCGCCGCCGGACGCGCCATCCCGCAATCCATCGCCCGCAAAGTGGTCGACGAGAAGGTGGCCGTGCTCTCGGACAACGCGCCGCAGGACGAGCGCTTCGGCGGCCAATCGATTCTCATGCAGAGCGTGCGATCGGCCATGTGCGCGCCGCTCATCGGCAGCGAGGACCGCGTGCACGGCGTCCTCTACGTGGACAACCTGACGACGACGCAGCGCTTCGATGACGACGACCTCGACTTTCTCGTCGCGTTCTCCAACATCGCCGCGGTGGCGCTCGAGAACAGCGAGTTCGCCGAGCGCATTCGGCGGCAGACGCTGGTGCGCAGCAACTTCGAGCGATTCTTTGCGCCCAACCTCGCGGCGCGCATCGCCGGCGCGCCCGACGCCGTCCAGTTAGGCGGCGAGAAGCGGACGGTAGCCGTGCTGTTCAGCGACATCCGCGGCTTCACGGCGCTTTCGGAAGAGATGCGACCGGACGACGTCGCGCACCTCCTCACGGAGTATTTCTCCGTGATGGTCGAGGTGGTGTTTCGCCACGCCGGCACGCTCGACAAGTTCATCGGGGACGCCATCATGGCGCAGTGGGGCGCGCCCATCGGCGGCGCCGACGATGCGGACAGCGCCATGGCCGCCGCGCTCGAGATGATGCGCGAGCTGGAGACGCTCAACGAGAAGTGGCGGGCGCGCAACCGGCCCGCGTTGCAGATCGGCGTCGGGCTCAATTACGGCGAGAGCTTCGCCGGCTACATCGGCTCCGAGCGCCGTCTGGAATACACCGTGATCGGCGACGCCGTGAATACGGCGAGCCGGTTGTGCGCGGCCGCGGAAGGCGGCGAGATCCTCCTCACCGGCGAGATGCGCGCCAAGCTCGTGTCGCCGCCGCCGATGGTGGAGCGCGGCACGATGGAGCTGCGCGGTAAGAGCCAATCGATTCCCGTCTACAGCGTGGTGCCGTGA
- a CDS encoding nuclear transport factor 2 family protein, giving the protein MTRSLGRWRGAARSAVCAVIAVLGAAGIAWGQSSPVAASSSADSVARRAVDALNAKEVRACQQMDNPASAELWAEDGVDLIQGLEPMVGKAAIAAWLNGLTPGLKGAKMVYCAIDWKQITIQGDWAYEWGINKQRIEFPPPQQPFESEGKMTLVLKRQTSGEWKIELESWNSSPKAG; this is encoded by the coding sequence ATGACTCGTTCGTTAGGCAGGTGGCGTGGTGCGGCGCGGTCGGCGGTGTGCGCCGTGATCGCGGTCCTCGGTGCGGCGGGTATCGCCTGGGGGCAGTCGAGCCCGGTGGCGGCGTCGTCAAGCGCCGACAGCGTTGCGCGGCGCGCCGTGGACGCACTCAACGCGAAAGAGGTGCGGGCGTGCCAGCAGATGGACAATCCCGCCTCGGCCGAATTGTGGGCCGAGGACGGCGTTGATCTGATTCAGGGTCTCGAGCCCATGGTGGGGAAGGCGGCGATCGCCGCGTGGCTCAACGGCCTAACGCCGGGGCTCAAAGGCGCGAAGATGGTGTACTGCGCCATCGACTGGAAGCAGATCACTATTCAGGGCGACTGGGCGTACGAGTGGGGGATCAACAAGCAGCGAATCGAGTTCCCGCCGCCGCAGCAGCCGTTCGAGAGCGAGGGGAAGATGACGTTGGTGCTCAAGCGGCAGACGAGCGGCGAGTGGAAAATCGAGCTCGAGTCGTGGAATAGCAGTCCGAAGGCCGGATGA
- a CDS encoding chorismate-binding protein — translation MSRARVQAASDAMMTPDRFVALAESGGLIPVWRDCLLDADTPVSAFAKLRRGPFAFLLESAPAGSETWARYTFLGTEPRAAWRLRDGIVDDWTPDRGWHGARRAADPLDDLRARLTEYTPADVPELGAFWSGAVGYFGYDVVRLLERLPNAPPRAIDVPDAVFVFTRALVIIDNLRAQARVVVAVPVEPGLDGPARRALYDTAVREIQTVIARLQGPVALPPLALDDCAPAAQGVSSYSREHFERDVERIRQYIFAGDCFQAELARRIAVPVDFEPLSLYRALRALNPSPYMYHLVLDGMELVGSSPELLVRVADGTVTVRPIAGTRPRGASPEEDARLSAELLADEKERAEHVMLVDLGRNDVGRIAAYGTVRVTDLMVIERYSHVLHIVSQIEGELRADASAVDVFRATFPAGTLTGAPKVRAMQIIDELEPERRGPYGGAVGYIAAGDRRMDLAITIRTCVIAGGVANVQAAAGIVADSVPAREFEETENKMRALLTAIGRVRAASRTGSPA, via the coding sequence ATGTCGCGGGCTCGAGTGCAGGCGGCAAGCGACGCGATGATGACGCCCGACCGCTTCGTCGCGCTCGCCGAGTCCGGCGGACTCATCCCCGTGTGGCGCGATTGCCTGCTCGACGCGGACACGCCGGTGTCGGCATTCGCGAAACTGCGCCGCGGACCGTTTGCGTTCCTCCTCGAATCGGCGCCCGCGGGCAGCGAGACGTGGGCCCGCTACACCTTCCTCGGCACCGAGCCGCGCGCGGCGTGGCGATTGCGCGACGGCATCGTCGACGACTGGACGCCAGACCGCGGTTGGCACGGCGCGCGGCGCGCCGCCGATCCATTGGACGATCTCCGCGCCCGCCTAACGGAGTACACTCCCGCGGACGTCCCCGAGTTGGGCGCGTTCTGGAGCGGCGCCGTCGGGTATTTCGGCTACGATGTGGTGCGGCTCCTCGAGCGGCTGCCGAACGCACCGCCGCGCGCCATCGACGTGCCGGACGCCGTGTTCGTGTTCACGCGCGCGCTGGTCATCATCGACAATCTGCGCGCACAGGCGCGGGTCGTGGTCGCCGTGCCGGTCGAGCCGGGCCTCGACGGCCCGGCGCGCCGCGCCCTCTACGACACCGCGGTACGCGAGATCCAGACCGTGATCGCGCGGCTGCAGGGACCGGTTGCCCTGCCTCCGCTTGCGCTCGACGACTGCGCGCCGGCCGCCCAGGGCGTGTCGTCTTACTCGCGCGAGCACTTCGAGCGGGATGTCGAGCGGATTCGCCAATACATCTTCGCCGGCGATTGCTTTCAGGCGGAGTTGGCGCGGCGCATCGCCGTCCCCGTGGACTTCGAGCCGCTTTCGCTCTATCGGGCGCTGCGAGCCCTCAATCCATCGCCGTACATGTACCATCTCGTGCTCGACGGCATGGAGTTGGTCGGCAGCTCGCCCGAGCTGCTCGTCCGCGTCGCCGACGGCACCGTCACCGTTAGGCCAATCGCCGGGACGCGCCCCCGCGGCGCATCGCCGGAAGAAGATGCGCGGCTCAGCGCCGAGCTCCTCGCCGATGAGAAGGAACGCGCCGAGCACGTCATGCTGGTCGACCTCGGCCGCAACGATGTCGGGCGCATCGCCGCCTATGGAACCGTGCGCGTAACGGATCTCATGGTGATCGAGCGCTACAGCCACGTGCTGCACATCGTCAGCCAGATCGAGGGCGAGCTGCGGGCCGATGCGTCGGCCGTCGATGTGTTTCGCGCGACCTTCCCTGCCGGCACGCTCACCGGCGCGCCGAAAGTGCGCGCGATGCAAATCATCGACGAGCTCGAACCGGAGCGCCGTGGTCCGTACGGGGGCGCGGTGGGCTACATCGCGGCCGGCGACCGGCGCATGGACCTCGCCATCACCATCCGCACGTGCGTCATAGCCGGCGGTGTCGCGAACGTGCAGGCGGCCGCGGGCATCGTCGCCGATTCGGTGCCGGCCCGCGAGTTCGAGGAAACCGAAAACAAGATGCGCGCCCTCCTGACGGCGATCGGACGCGTGCGCGCGGCGTCGCGGACCGGATCGCCGGCGTGA